The Chlamydia sp. 04-14 DNA segment ATACCGCGGCCACCGCCACCGGCAACAGCTTTAATCACTATAGGAAAGCCGATCTTTTCAGCAATTTTTAATCCCTCGGCTTCATCTTTGATAATCCCCTCAGAACCAGGAATCACAGGACATTTGATTTTTTTAGCGAGTTGTTTAGCCGCTATTTTATCTCCCATTGTTGCTATGGATTCTGAACTAGGACCGATAAAGGTTAACCCACAGCTTTCGCATATAGAAGCAAAATTCGGATTCTCGCTTAGAAAACCGTAGCCAGGATGGACAGCATCCGCTCCCGTGATCTCGCATGCCGCTAGAATATTGGATATCTTTAAATAGGATTTATTAGCTTGAGGTTCCCCTATACAAACAGCTTCGTCTGCTAATAGCACATGTAAAGCTTCTTGATCTGCTAAGGAATATACTGCAACTGTGGCCAATCCAAGATCATGACAAGCACGTATAATACGTACTGCAATTTCTCCACGATTAGCTATTAAGACTTTTTTCATTATTCAGCTTTAACTATACGAAATAACTTAGACCCAAATTGTACTGCATCACCGTTGGTGATTAAGACTTCTACAACACGACCAGACATCCCGGCCTTAACTTCATTCATAACTTTCATGGCTTCTACGATACAAACAATTGTATCTTCTGAAACGATATCCCCAGGTTTAACGAAAGATGGAGAATCGGGAGAAGGAGAACTATAAAATGTTCCTACTAGAGGAGAACTAATAAAATCTCCTGGAGCCTGTTGCGATTCTGCTTCTGCTTTTTCTGAAGCGACATCCTTCGCAACCATTTTATTAGGATCGGTGGGAATAGGACGTTCTTGAGAGAAACCGGCAAACAACCTACTATCGTAAAATACAGGTTCTTGATTGGGTTTATCTCCTGTGTCTCTTTCCAGTTCAAGCTCTAGCCCCTCACGTTTTATCACAAAACGCTTCATGCTATTTCGTCCCATAGCAATCATGAGCTTTTCTATTTGCTTTAAATCCATACCTGTATTCTCTTATCTTCTCAGACTGAAGTTAGACGCGTTGAATATATTCACACGTACGCGTGTCAATTTTTATAATATCCCCAATCTCCACGAAAGGAGGTACTGTAATTTCGACACCTGTTTCTAATAAAGCTTTTTTTGTACCGCCGGTAATTAAAAGCGAGTCCCCAGGGAAATCTGTTTTAGACACCATCAACTCTAAAAAGTGTGGTAATTCTATAGAAAAAACAACATCATCATAAACCATAGCTGAAACAGTTACACCTGCTTTCAAGAATAAAAAATTATCCTTCATGATCTCTTTAGAAATGTAAATTTTTTCGTAATTCCCCAAATCTAAGAAAAGAAAGTTTTCGTCCTCAATATAGAGATATTCAAGATTTCTAGATTCAAACTGGGCTTCTTTTATTTCTTGGCCAATTTTAAAATTTCTTTCAACAATGACTTCGGAATCAGCAGCTTTTAACGAGGCCTTGATAAAGGACTCCCCTTTATTCCCTGTTACTTTAGAAACCGCTACGACTTTATAAAGACCATCTTTTGTGGAAATAAACATCCCCACTGAGAGTTGGCTACTTAATACCATGATTTTCTCCTCGAAGTAGCAAAACTTTTTCTTCCATAGTCAGCGTATCCTTTTCAAACATATAGGACGCTGCTACTAAAATATCCGCACCCGCTTCGCGACACTCTTTTGCAGAAGTCTCGTTTATTCCCCCATCAACTTCA contains these protein-coding regions:
- a CDS encoding elongation factor P — its product is MVLSSQLSVGMFISTKDGLYKVVAVSKVTGNKGESFIKASLKAADSEVIVERNFKIGQEIKEAQFESRNLEYLYIEDENFLFLDLGNYEKIYISKEIMKDNFLFLKAGVTVSAMVYDDVVFSIELPHFLELMVSKTDFPGDSLLITGGTKKALLETGVEITVPPFVEIGDIIKIDTRTCEYIQRV
- the accB gene encoding acetyl-CoA carboxylase biotin carboxyl carrier protein, with the translated sequence MDLKQIEKLMIAMGRNSMKRFVIKREGLELELERDTGDKPNQEPVFYDSRLFAGFSQERPIPTDPNKMVAKDVASEKAEAESQQAPGDFISSPLVGTFYSSPSPDSPSFVKPGDIVSEDTIVCIVEAMKVMNEVKAGMSGRVVEVLITNGDAVQFGSKLFRIVKAE